CAGAGTTCCACCTGTTTCCGTCAAGTTATATTCCACACGAGGTGGTACTTCCGCATATACTTTCCGTTCCACCAATCCGTCGGATTCAAGCGTACGGAGAGTTACCGTCAACATTCTCTGAGAAACATCTTCTATCGTTTTATGAATATCACTGAAACGCATAGTTCCGTTTGCGTTCAAAGTAATAAGCACCAGCATCGACCACTTGTCTCCCAAGCGGCTAAGTACATCTCTTACGGGGCAATTTCCTGTCGGGTGAAAGTTTTTCATCTTTTAACGTTTTGTATTTAGTTGACTTACAGCAATAGTTACTTCCATGTAACTTCCTTATTCAGAGGTGCGTTCTTGCTTTTCTCCACAAAGGAAGATACATTTGCATCACAAAAGTAATAAACTTACTAAAAATAACTATTGTTTCATTTTAATAATTATGATTATGGCAAAGAAAGTAGCAGTTTTAGCAGTAAATCCGGTAAATGGTTGTGGATTATTCCAATACTTGGAAGCATTTTTCGAAAATGGCATTTCATATAAAGTATTTGCCGTATCGGATACGAAGGAGATTAAAACAAATTCAGGAATCAGTCTGACAGCAGATGATGTGATTGCCAGTCTGAAAGGGCACGAAGATGAATTTGACGCACTCGTTTTCTCTTGTGGAGACGCCGTACCTGTATTTCAGCAGAATGCGGACAAACCTTATAATATAGATTTGATGGAAGTTATCAAAGCCTTCGGAGATAAGGGAAAAATAATGATCGGGCATTGCGCCGGAGCAATGATGTTCGACTTTACAGGTATAACGAAAGGTAAAAAAGTGGCAGTTCACCCGTTAGCTAAACCGGCCATCCAAAACGGAACGGCTACCGATAAAAAATCAGAGATAGACGGTAACTTTTTTACCGCACAAGATGAAAATACGATTTGGACAATGCTGCCGCAAGTTGTCGAAGCATTAAAGTAAGGCAGAATAAAGTAAAAAAATATAGAAAAATAGATACATAAATAAGGATTTCACAACCTCTGTCTATGGGATGATACGTTCCTTTAAAAGGGACGATGCCTTCCTCGGTGTGCAACGGGTCGTTGCTTTAAAAGAAACGACCCGTTGGTTTTAAAGGAAAATCAATGGGTATATCTCACTAATATTCAATCACTTAAAAGTTCAGGCTTAGGAAGCGAACATTACAACACGAACACAAATAATATTCAACAAACAAGAATATCAAGGAGCCATACAAATACTTGAAATATATCTTCCTTTCCCATCTTATCTTCGGTTTCCACTTCTCTTTTCGTGCTAAAATAAGGAAAAACGAGACATCATAAAATTCCAAAATAAAAAATCTATCAGTCTAAAAGTTTGTATATTAGCAGCTTAAAGTTTTATTGCAGAAAGTGGGATTTCGTCTAGGGGTATTACAAACTAAAGGTGTTAAAAAAAATATATGATTAAAGAGAAAGAGGGTTTTAATGCATTTTTACTTCATTTTTTAGAAAGGTTGAACGGCTGTGAATCCATTGAGAAGAAAGTCACTGAATCTCTGACAGACATTTGTAATTACTATGGCTTCAAAAGAGGATTCGTGTATCAGACAGACGGATTCCGTTATTTCTATTTGAAGGAAACGATTGGGAATGAGAACAATATCCTAAGACCTCGTTTTGAAATAAACGAGATGACAAAACAGCATATTGCCCATACAAAGAATAGGAATACTCCTTTTTATAGTAATAGAAATAAAGACACATCCCATGATGATATTGCCATAATGGATTTTTATAATGCGCAGTCATTATTAGTCCGTCAGTTTAAAGACTCAGAAGGAAAAATCATCGGATTTGTTGGATTTGCTGACAGAAATCAGACAAACCCGTTCACAGATGAGGAGTTGCAAATGATTCATCTTATATTAGATTCCCTGTCTAAAGAAATTGCTGTCCGCGAATATAAAGAAAGAGAAGTACGTGCCAGCAAAACTTTAGGCAGTATCATGAACAATATGGGAGTTGACATTTATGTCAATTCTTTCGATTCTCACGACATGTTATATGCCAACGAATCTATGGCTGCCCCATATGGCGGTGTCCAGCATTTCGAAGGGAAGAAATGCTGGGAAGCACTCTACACCGACAAAAAGGGGGAATGTGAGTTCTGCCCTAAAAAGCATTTGATAGATGAGAACGGACTGCCTACCAAAGTTTACTCCTGGGATTATCAACGTCCGTTTGACAAATGCTGGTTTCGTGTATTCAGTGCAGCATTTGCCTGGATAGACGGCCAGATGGCACATGTCATCACCAGCGTCGATATCGACCACCAAAAAACGATAGAAGAAGAACTGAGAATAGCCAAAGAGAAAGCTGAGAATCTGGACAGGTTAAAATCAGCTTTCCTAGCCAATATGAGCCACGAAATCCGCACTCCATTAAACGCGATTGTCGGCTTCGCCAGCCTTTTGGTCGAATCGGACGATAAAGAAGAACGGCAGGAGTACGTGAATATCATGCAGGAGAATACGGATTTACTCTTGCAACTGATATCCGACATTCTCGACTTGTCAAAGATAGAGGCAGGCACACTCGATTTCACGATGGATCATTTGGACATCAAGAGTTTCTGTGAGGATATAATGCGCAATTATGACATAAAAGAGGATAAGCCCGTACCTGTCCTGTTGACTCCCGACCTGCCCGAATATTATATTTATACGGACAAGAAGCGCCTGATGCAGGTTATTACGAATTTCATAAACAATGCCCTCAAATTTACGGAGACAGGACAGATTATTCTTGAATATCATCTGAAAGAAGGTGCGAACGAAATTGAATTTTCCGTCACAGACACAGGTATGGGCATTGCTCCCGAAAAAGTGGACAAGGTATTCGACCGTTTCGTCAAGCTCAATTCTTTTTCAAAAGGTACAGGCTTGGGACTGTCCATTTGCAGAAGTATCGTCGAATATCTTGGCGGTACTATCGGTGTCAAATCCGAATTAGGCACCGGCAGCCGCTTTTGGTTTACCCATCCCTATACAGCCTGATAAAAGGATATGCTATTACTCGCAGAAAGGCGAGTTTAGCATAAAAAAGAGTTAAAGCATCCGATAAAACAGACATTCCCGAAAATTAAATCATAGAAACAGGTTTCCAATCCGTTTTTTCACTACATTTGTCCTGCTAAAATAAAAACTATAAATAAAGATACCACAAACAAATACTTTTATGGATATAAAAAAATGCCTATGGCTCTTTTTTTTATGTTTCTTGTCTGCACCATCCCTTCTAGCCCAAAGAAACGACATAGATATTTCTAATTACATTTTATGTATTAATTCATACGCAGAATCTACACCGTGGAGCAGCCGCATGATTTCTACCATATCAGAATATGTTCAGAAAGACTCTCAATTGGCGATGTATGCAGAGCATATGAACACGCTGATGATAGATAACGACTCCATTTTGGAAGAATTCAAAAGCATGATTTCTCAAAAATACTCACAGCCACGTCCCCGATTATTGGTATTATTGGGGAGTCCTGCATTTACACTGAGAGATGAATACAGAAAATACTGGGGAGACATACCTATTGTTCTTTGTTCGGAAGAAGCCTTCCAAGGGCCACAAGAAGGTTATTTCCAAAAAAGAGCGACAGCCGCCGCCGACCGTGTTCCGGTGTCTCAGTTCGCCGATCCATATAATATGGTCTTCCTGTATTCTAACCTCTATCTTCGCGAGAATGTACAGCTAATCAACCATATAAATCCCCATATCAAGAAATTTATATTTATCGGCGACGAACGGGAAATTAATTTAAGCAATAATTTAGATATTCAAGACGAATTAAAAACATCTCATCCTCATATAGAGTACCAGTTTATAACACCGAAAAAAATGACGACCAATCAATTGTTGGACTCACTATATCGTATCGACAACAAAACGACAGGCGTATTATTCGCATCCTGGTTTTATAAAACGACAGTTGCCAGCAATACATCATTGGTATCTAACGATCACAAACTTATCGTGACAACAACCGCCCCTCTATTCACTCTGAACATGACAGATATTACTGAGGAAAACGGGGGAATGATAGGTGGCTATACCTACAACCAAAAGAAATTCAACCAAAAATTAGTCGATGCCATCTCAGCCATTCTCCAGGGCAAACAAGCGAGGGAACTCCCTTTCTACATACCGTCAGACGGCGGTCCCATCATCAATTATACAGCATTACTCCGCAAAGGATTCTCCCCGTCCATGTGTCCTCCAAACACCCGTTTTCTGCATAAACCACTTTCATTTTGGGAACAAAACCAATATTTCATCATAGGCTCTTTATCTTTCATCTTTATACTTGCCTTGTTTTTCTTCTATCGTATCCATAGCCTGAATATCATAAAGAAAATGCAACAAAAAGAAATAGACGCCATGGCTAATTATAAAAATCTGGTAAACAATATGCCTATCCTCTATATGCAGGAAGAACTGATTACGGATGAAAAAGGCATGCCTGTCGAACTGATTTATCGGAAAGTAAATGCTCATTTCGAAAAGAACTTCCTTCGCAAAGAAGAAATAATCGGCAAGAAAGCAAGCGAGATTTTCCCGGAATCAATGCCGGAATTTTTGTATTTCATAAAGAAAGCACTCGACGAAAACAAGGCAATCACTTTTCCTTATTACTTCAAGAAAATCGATACTTTCTATGACGTAATACTCAAAGGAACACAGCACAGCAATATTATCGACGTATTCTGCCTGGACAGTACAGAGTTGCACAGGGCACAGCAGAAACTAAGTACCATCAACAATAAACTTTCCATGTCCCTCGAAGTGGCTAATATTGTGCCATGGAAATGGGACCTGCGAAGCCGCACTATCTTATGCGACATCAATAAACCGATAGAGCTTAGTACATTCGGGAAAGATGTATCCGAAGAACAACTGGCAGTGCCCGACAGGCAATATTTCTCCAAGATATTCAAAGAAGACCGTACACGGGTAGAACAGGCTTACAAAGACTTGATAGAAGGCCGTTCGAATAAGGTAAAAGAAGAATACCGCATAGTGAACGTTCACAAGGGACTTCACAGAATAGACTGGGTAGAAGCCCAAGCCGCAGTTGAAACCCGGGACGATAAAGGAGAACCGCTGACTTTGGTGGGTTCCTCGCTGGTCATTACCGAACGGAAGAAAATGGAGCAGGAACTGGTTAACGCCAAAAACCGTGCAGAAGAATCGAACCGTCTGAAATCTGCCTTCCTGGCAAATATGAGCCATGAGATACGCACTCCTCTGAATGCCATTGTCGGTTTCTCAGGCATATTGGCTTCTACCGAAGAGGAAGAGGAGAAACAAGAATACGTGAACATTATTGAAAGCAATAACACTTTATTATTGCAACTTATCAGTGATATTCTGGATTTATCCAAGATAGAAGCAGGCACACTTGATTTTAATTACTCCAATGTCAAGATTAACGATTTGATGAGTGATTTGGAAAGCAGTTGCCAGTTAAAACTCAAATCAGATAAGGTAAAACTGGAATTTATAGCTCCCGCAGAGTCTTGTTGCGCGCATATAGAGAAAAACAGATTATCCCAACTAATCATCAATCTCATAACAAATGCCATTAAATTCACCGAGCAGGGCAGCATCCGTTTCGGATACAAACGGCAAAATGACGAATTATATTTTTATGTCACAGATACCGGTTGTGGTATCCCGCAGGATAAACAGGACAGCATCTTCGGACGCTTTGTCAAGTTGAACTCATTTGCGCAAGGTACAGGGCTGGGACTTTCAATCTGCCGTACTCTTGTTGATAATATGGGTGGTAAAATCGGCGTAGAGTCAGAGATAGGAAAAGGCTCTACATTTTGGTTTACATTACCCTACCAACAAGCGGAAATTGTAGAAAAAGCACCGGAAAAGGAAATACAGGCCATCAGTATCGAGAAAGACAAACTGGTGATTCTGATTGCCGAGGACAACGAAAGCAATTATAAACTGTTCGAGTCTATTCTAAAATATGATTATCACCTGATACATGCCTGGGACGGAATGGAAGCCGTCAATCTGTTTAAGGAGCACAATCCGCAAATCGTATTGATGGACATCAATATGCCTGTCATGGATGGATACGAAGCCACTAAGGAGATTCGCAAATATTCTGCCAAAGTGCCGATTATAGCCATCACAGCCTTT
The DNA window shown above is from Bacteroides faecium and carries:
- a CDS encoding winged helix-turn-helix transcriptional regulator → MKNFHPTGNCPVRDVLSRLGDKWSMLVLITLNANGTMRFSDIHKTIEDVSQRMLTVTLRTLESDGLVERKVYAEVPPRVEYNLTETGGTLIPHIEGLVGWALENMNTILEHRQIHV
- a CDS encoding DJ-1/PfpI family protein, which translates into the protein MAKKVAVLAVNPVNGCGLFQYLEAFFENGISYKVFAVSDTKEIKTNSGISLTADDVIASLKGHEDEFDALVFSCGDAVPVFQQNADKPYNIDLMEVIKAFGDKGKIMIGHCAGAMMFDFTGITKGKKVAVHPLAKPAIQNGTATDKKSEIDGNFFTAQDENTIWTMLPQVVEALK
- a CDS encoding sensor histidine kinase — its product is MIKEKEGFNAFLLHFLERLNGCESIEKKVTESLTDICNYYGFKRGFVYQTDGFRYFYLKETIGNENNILRPRFEINEMTKQHIAHTKNRNTPFYSNRNKDTSHDDIAIMDFYNAQSLLVRQFKDSEGKIIGFVGFADRNQTNPFTDEELQMIHLILDSLSKEIAVREYKEREVRASKTLGSIMNNMGVDIYVNSFDSHDMLYANESMAAPYGGVQHFEGKKCWEALYTDKKGECEFCPKKHLIDENGLPTKVYSWDYQRPFDKCWFRVFSAAFAWIDGQMAHVITSVDIDHQKTIEEELRIAKEKAENLDRLKSAFLANMSHEIRTPLNAIVGFASLLVESDDKEERQEYVNIMQENTDLLLQLISDILDLSKIEAGTLDFTMDHLDIKSFCEDIMRNYDIKEDKPVPVLLTPDLPEYYIYTDKKRLMQVITNFINNALKFTETGQIILEYHLKEGANEIEFSVTDTGMGIAPEKVDKVFDRFVKLNSFSKGTGLGLSICRSIVEYLGGTIGVKSELGTGSRFWFTHPYTA
- a CDS encoding ATP-binding protein, with translation MDIKKCLWLFFLCFLSAPSLLAQRNDIDISNYILCINSYAESTPWSSRMISTISEYVQKDSQLAMYAEHMNTLMIDNDSILEEFKSMISQKYSQPRPRLLVLLGSPAFTLRDEYRKYWGDIPIVLCSEEAFQGPQEGYFQKRATAAADRVPVSQFADPYNMVFLYSNLYLRENVQLINHINPHIKKFIFIGDEREINLSNNLDIQDELKTSHPHIEYQFITPKKMTTNQLLDSLYRIDNKTTGVLFASWFYKTTVASNTSLVSNDHKLIVTTTAPLFTLNMTDITEENGGMIGGYTYNQKKFNQKLVDAISAILQGKQARELPFYIPSDGGPIINYTALLRKGFSPSMCPPNTRFLHKPLSFWEQNQYFIIGSLSFIFILALFFFYRIHSLNIIKKMQQKEIDAMANYKNLVNNMPILYMQEELITDEKGMPVELIYRKVNAHFEKNFLRKEEIIGKKASEIFPESMPEFLYFIKKALDENKAITFPYYFKKIDTFYDVILKGTQHSNIIDVFCLDSTELHRAQQKLSTINNKLSMSLEVANIVPWKWDLRSRTILCDINKPIELSTFGKDVSEEQLAVPDRQYFSKIFKEDRTRVEQAYKDLIEGRSNKVKEEYRIVNVHKGLHRIDWVEAQAAVETRDDKGEPLTLVGSSLVITERKKMEQELVNAKNRAEESNRLKSAFLANMSHEIRTPLNAIVGFSGILASTEEEEEKQEYVNIIESNNTLLLQLISDILDLSKIEAGTLDFNYSNVKINDLMSDLESSCQLKLKSDKVKLEFIAPAESCCAHIEKNRLSQLIINLITNAIKFTEQGSIRFGYKRQNDELYFYVTDTGCGIPQDKQDSIFGRFVKLNSFAQGTGLGLSICRTLVDNMGGKIGVESEIGKGSTFWFTLPYQQAEIVEKAPEKEIQAISIEKDKLVILIAEDNESNYKLFESILKYDYHLIHAWDGMEAVNLFKEHNPQIVLMDINMPVMDGYEATKEIRKYSAKVPIIAITAFAFASDEQRVMESGFDGYMPKPINARLLKAQLTDIMQKRIILL